Part of the Porites lutea chromosome 14, jaPorLute2.1, whole genome shotgun sequence genome, cttgttaactCACATGTGGTACTCATACATCATAGTTGAAGATAATTATTGAAAAACCTCTGTTACATAGTTTGGGTTTGTTTCTTTTAGATTATGCTGTGCTTCACTTGGGTATGTCTACTTTTGTCCTGGTTTCTCTGTAACAGAAAAGTATCGCGATGGCGCCGCTTAGCCAACGAACCGTAAGCTGAAAGAACGTCCTCTCAAAGGAATTATTCACGTCTCTACCACTCTTTCAGCTAGGACCTCACCTCCGGTGAGCGCCGAGAAGGACTAGGTTCTTGTTCTCAGGTTCCAGCGGCTCCAAAGGGTCGGAAAGCTACTGAGTGGTTTACAATCCGGCATAGGCAGTAATATTAACAGAATTGTTGCATTTTTATCTTTCTATTTGGCTGGGCCTCATATGTAAAGGAAAGAGTCTGTCACAAAAGCCATTACTCtggttgtattttttttgctgttaagCTGAAACGCTGTTATTAAAAAGAAGTCTCAACCTTCAGATTTTAGAGTTTGACTGCTGCTGGAAGAACTGGGAGTTTTCATTGACTGAAAAGCATAATTTCCTTTCATAATCTCAGTTTGTCACTGGGTCAATTTGCAAAAATCGTGACAAATACAACATCGATTTAAACTCTGTTACATATAATTATGTAAAGTAGATTGATACCTGGATATTAAGCATATTCCTGTTGTTTTCTTCTGCAATAATTCCACGCACATGGGTAACCTCGTCAACAGACTAGACTTGCGGGGAAGAATGGTTGAACGACAGTCTCCTCATTTCATCTCTGCCCAGTCCTTTTTCACGCTTCGCCCTTATTGCGCTTGTCCTAGTCCCAGACCCCTTCCCGAAACACGCGGTAATTACCATGCCCAGATAAAAAGGTTTTATGTTCGCCCcttttgcattcaagatcaggGTTCTATTTGCGAAAATAATGTACAGTAAAACTATTTAGTCGAGAAAATTGCAAAACTCAGAGTAAAAACCAATAGTTAAAGAAGCGAAGTTAAGTGGCCTTTATGGTGAGCTAGGAGCTACCCTGACTGTTTCTTTGGTGTTTCAAATGGAATCGGACACGAAGAGTACTAGTTACTGAGACTTTCAAGAGTGGGCCATTTTAGTACGAGCCGGCTCCTGGCCATTTGGTGGTGCCTTTTACAGTCATCTACAGTTACACGTTACAAAGAAACATTTGTACACCTaagataacaaaaaacaaaaaaaaaattaaagaaaattaagtGATAATTGTTATTTTCACGACTTAGAAATTAATTTTGACGCCAAGGTGAAGAGAATTATTAAAATCGCTTCAACTTCCAAATGCAGCGTTCTTTCGCGCCAAAATATGATCATCACCCTCCCCTCCCTACCCCCGTAATGCAACGTTGATTTCGCCCACAAAGACTTGTGGGAGTCTGTTCCTGTATTAGTCCACGTCAACAGAGCAGCGGCCATCTTGAATGAGGACAGAGGCTCGTGATAGTTTTGTAGAAAATATCCAAGCCAATTTTATAACATGGGAGCTGGGCAATCTGCAGATATTCCTGGAGGTGGATCTGAAGGATACCATGTTCTCAGGGTAATTTCACGTCCGATCTACTTTGCACTCTTGTTTTGTGCTGCTCTAGTTTAAAAGTTAATTTATCATGGTGAGCTTACGTTGCATTTTCAAAAGGTGAGCTTAGTGGTTTATTGGACGATTTCTTTCTTGTGCTATGTTCTAGGTTCAAGAAAATTCACCTGGATACAAGGCTGGGTTAGAGCCTTTCTTTGATTTCATCATATCGATCGAAAATACGAGACTGGTAGGTTTCTAGTCTGGCAATTTATAATGTTTATCTCAagcttgttttaaaagttaaaaaatatattttactttctctgTAGTATAAGTGAAATAGCCTGAAACTCTTGATAGTATAAAGAACAATTATTTAAGACCTTTGGAAAAAATAGTCGCTTGTGTCATTTCTTAATAACAGATGTCTCTTTTTGAGAGCTTGAAGGAAACTTATAATTAGAGCACGTCATTCCCTGCAATTGAATCAGCTGTGCTCATGACAGATGGTAGCAAATTTGCAACCACAGAGTGTATTGTCACGTAATAAAACTTTTGTTGCAGAACGAAAAAagtaattataatgataattattgtaataattatatatttaattcttatattttttattttattgtaaaagtgttcaaataattaagcaatagaaaacgttttccgtgtttgcatagcctgatataaacacgagaggggttgggagaattcgagacagttatgcaaacccgagacgaagtcgagggtttgcataaccgtcgagaattctcccaacgcctcgagtgtttatatcaggctatgcaaacacaggaaaaaagttttctattgcttttataaaataactttccctagaaaaaaacgcaaaactctttgtatgacactgattaaaagagaaattcttaccagtcgcaaaatcttgtccacgaagtcttgcacgcgtaatgagttcttgttttgcaaaaagatgctttgcaaaatacggagttttctcgcttaaaatgtcagcttaagcgaagaaaaattgactcaccttctttgtaacgattttccatgtttcagccgacgaagaaatgggtaaataaagtaaacttgtcgagttttgaactcgaaaactttttcaaatttggtgcttgcgtgattagcgcgaaaagccaaacaacttgacgccacaaccatgtttacatactctcatgcaaacactgctctcggccaatcagagcgcgcgtactatcttagttattttataaagaaaaatattgtactaaGATTCACAAGTTAGAGGGATAAATCATCTGAACATAAATTTTTGTGTTATCACAAAATGCTGTGATTGGTTGCAAGCCATCATTGATGAACTTAAAatgtatatataaaaaaaacaagcatGCGATCACAAACAAGATAAGTAATACTGGAGAGCTCctccttatgttttttttctcattctACATTTGGTGCACACACTCTTCATGTTTTTATTTAATGTCGTCATTTTGTTCGTGCATTTAGTTAGTTTTTTCCTCTACATACCGATGATCCTCTAAAAGTAATGAAAGCTATTTGTTTCAACTTGCCAGCTTGGCACTCAATATGTTTTTTGGAACTTCATCAAACAATAATTgattagggacttgtcagaaattagcagggggggagggggggtggaaacagagggagggtcacaactttttgaaactttagaaaagggaggggtcatgaaaaatgggccgttaaaagggggagggtcatgcaaatatatgcccatgatcatgtagaggttcacccacagaagaaaaaagaagttctttattttgtgaaaaaaacctgggagaaataggagagtcgagtTATCaactgtcagaatcagagtcggactcttaatactgtcatctaaaatgtctgtatatggcattacaaagaacagattagaaatatattttgagctttcataatactgactcaccctgGTGTATGACAAGAActagtttttgttatttatacaagagggggagggttatgatattttaggccatggtcaaggggagggttagcaaatttcactcccattgtggggatgggtcacctcatttcctaacccaaatttaaaattcccaccccccctccccccctgctaatttctgacaagtcccttactATTGTAATGCTTggaaggaaacaaaacaaacacaataAATTTTGAAGCCGTAGTATTGGCTAGAATGAAAATATAGATGATAGTGcaagaaattaaatgaaattattatAAAGGAAAGTGTAAATACAGTTAAGAAATTTTTCTCTGTATCTTGGTACAACAAGCctaaagaaacacaaaaaatccaGGCATattgaatatttttattttgaagctTTGTAGTGAGTTGTGaattgaaaaatgtttatttcacttttttaggaCCAGGATAATGAAACCTTGAAGGAAATCCTTAAATCTAATGCAGAGAAACCTGTAAAAATGCTTGTTTTCAGTAGCAAAACATGTAAAGTTAGAGGTAAGATCTTGCTtgtaagaaaattaattttgtaactacatgataaaaaataaatgctgGCAATTTAGTTATTGTTTCATCTTCTTGACAATTGGCCCCTAATGCCTGGTTGTAAGGTAAAGGTCCTTTTGAACTCCACTGTTGCAATTGAGGCAAAGAgctttcaaaagaaaagaaatgctacCACCCATTTGGAATAAAGTGCATGGCAAGTGAAGTTTCTATATTTGTGCTGGATTTTGCTCCTCAAACTTACATCTGTTATTGAATTGTGTTTCCAGAGGTAAGCATCACACCAAGTAGTTTGTGGGGAGGACAAGGTCTCTTAGGTAAGACTTACTGCAGTCACCTCTCTCCTAATGGACACCTGTATGAGACGGACACTTTGGTAAAACTGACACCCAGGGTTggtccttgttttttttttatttcctttatttgacTGTCTGTAAGATTGACAACACTCTCAGACAAACACTTGGTGGTGGCCCCAAGAGTGCTCATCTCAGAGAGAAATGACTgtactgtatttatttatattatttattatttatatggTTAGCACACTTATAAATTGCAGTAGTGTTTTTGTAGGGGTTACTATTAGATACATTCATCTTCCTTACGTTTGATGGCAGCTGACAAatagccatcagactgctcaaTCAGTGAGGGAGAATTGTCAAACTTGATAAGCtttcactgttttcttttcaagttttaatgtttAACAATCTctgttttttctgttcttttgaCAGGTGTTAGCATTCGATTTTGCTCTTTTGAAGGAGCAAATGAAAATGTCTGGCATGTCTTGGTAAGTTTGTATGCAGTTCCTCTGCAAGTCTTGTCATCATCATTccaattctctatttttaacACCCTTTCTTTTAAAGTACCAGTTTAAGACTTAAATTGAATATCATTAATGTATCTCTTATAGGAAGTTCAACCAAACTCACCTGCAGACATTGCTGGATTAAGGTCAAACACTGATTATATTATTGGAGCTGATTCTGTTCTTCATGAAGTAAGGGTTACAATTCTCCTGTAGAACATTGTTTTCATTgagtttctttgtttcttgcttTGGAAGATCTCAtgaaggtttttctttttttcattttgtagtcTGAGGATTTATTTCAACTGATAGAAAGTCATGAAGGCAAAGTACTTAAGTTGTATGTTTACAATTCAGAAACAGATGGCTGTAGAGAGGTAAAGTTTTTGCTAGTCTGAAACAGTACTAAAGAATGTGTAATTTCATTGATTCATAGAGGGCTCTGAGCGAACTAATGCTTTTCTTTGAGACTGGCATAGTTTCAGTCAAATGATACATCTCAGAGGGAGTTatggtgaagaaaaaataagaaaaataagctAAGAAGGGAAATGAACTTGTGTAAACcttgttttgttgctttttcttttaaaattgtaaacatGTTCTTTGTTTGTAGATAACAATAACACCAAACAGAAActggggaggggaaggaaggtaAGTTTTTGAATCCTGTTTATTTTAGCACACTGGAAACTTAATGTTGTGGATCCGCTCCCTCTCTGGAAATTCCAGTTCATACTTGTGATCTCATATCATCTGATTTTGAAATCACACATAGGATTTTCCAGTTTAGCTTCATACTTTCCTTTTATAATTTTGGCCTTTaagaccccctcccccctacccCATCAAATTTCCAGTGACCCTTTGTATGGTGGGAATAAAATATTCATATTTTCTTGGACCACCATATACACGTAGCAAAGTGCCAGGAGATAGAGAAAATGTGTTTCTTCTAattgtgttatgttatgtttggTGTTATCCAGAATATTTTTACCATAAAGTTCTAGGGCAACAAATAGAGCCGAGGGTGTACACCTACCCCCAACCCACCCACTTTGTAAAACATGGTGGTCATGaaaattatggacatgatcacacaagatgaatttgcttgatattttatgaactcctccccactacttctgtggGAAATGAATacgggcaacaaatgagaattcaaattttgatcgtAGGGTTTAAGGGTTAACTAAGATGAGCAAGAAGTGGGCCCTGCACAGCACATGACTCttctttattttacaaaatggtATGACTTCATTTATGTTTGCTTTACATTTGTTTTATTCCAGCATGGGCTGTGGAATAGGCTACGGTTACCTTCACAGAATACCAATCAAAGATCCCTCTGAACTCCCTCCTCAACTCAAAGCTTCACCGGCTCCTGATGGATTTTCTGATGTAAGTTAGCTCAGACTCTGCTTCACAAAGTttagagttgtttttaaaaaattaaaatagtgaTAATTCCCCTAAATGTTTCATCAGAAACACTTCAGAAATTTGTTTGAAACATTTGTTATATTTGTTAAGTTTACGTGCTACACAGcacctttattttatttatttaaccctttaagtcccaatagtgaccaaggtcaattttctcctaacgatatccatacattgtcaagagatacgttatgagaataaataaaatgatcacccaagagaaaatgccttgatctattatcaaattctctcaactaattctttaaagaaatgtatggagatcagtttggagaatatGTATGTtaatactggggcttaaagggttgatgTACATTTACAATGTATACTGTTGTCATTAGGTTCCCCTTGTTGGTCCTATGACACCACCCACGTCGGTACctcttgttgctgtttcaaCATCAGCATCACCAAGCCAAACAGCAGGTCTTGAGTCGGGAATGGTGAATTTGAATCTTAACAATCCTGCGGCTCCCCCAGCCATGAATCCATTCAGTACTCTCCCTGCTGTGTCTCCAGCTACCACAACAACTGGAGCATATCCAGTGGGGGCTCCACTGGTGGCACCTGGTAGTACCTCGCCTTCAGTGCCTTCATTCTCGCCCCAAATACAAGGAACGCCTGTCATAGGAGGATTGCCGCAGCCCTTGATTCCATTAGCACCAGTCAATACATCTCAGTCATCGTCACCACAAGCCCCAGCACCAGCTGAAACCTCCTCTGTCACAATAACAGCAACTGCAGCTCCTCTTATGACTGATATCACTGCCGGAGCAAGCCCAACTCCCTTAATACCTGTGACAAGCACTTTACCTACAAGTGGCGACATTGCAACGTCTTTCACACCATCACCACCACAAACGCAACCCATTGTTACATCATAGAACAGCATATAATATTTAAAATGATTTGACACTTACTGAATATATTAATAAAATAGTCCTATGAGTATTTGATGTCATAATGCCATGAAGGGTCAAAAGAGCACAGCCATTAGATTCTGGGACATTAATCAGCCCGTAGTTTATGGGGTTGTTGCATATACTTTGAGAGACCAGCCAATTTACTCTATGGAAGGTGTGTTTCATTGGCCGcattcacactagagacggattatccatTGGATAATTCATGTCAGACAGGTAATACGTctaaatttgaaaatgaaatggtcTTGATTTTAGATGGACAATCCGCCGGACTTTATCTATTTGTTTTTCCTCCAAATTGGTGGtgtttgaagatggattatcggCGTCagacgaataatccgtctctagtgtgaaaacggccgttagtatttttgtactgttttatGTGAATCTTGTGCAGTTAAAGTCCTGAACAGATGCTTAAGGTGTAACTTGCAAATGTGTGActactttaaattattttttgaaggaAGGTGTTGTGTGAAAATGACTTTCTAATGCAAAGAAACCACTACAAGACCTAACGTGAAGCTGACTTGATTTCTGAGACACAATTCTTTATTGTgttctttcaaatgaaacccctTCAGGGTGACTATTGAGTGGAATTATTCTAAATTGTTCttcaaaaaatgaaagttattaTAGGATTTTTCCTAAGTTTTGATTTGAGGGAAATTACAATCAAGTAACTTGCGATTGCAGAGGTATTTCTAGTGAGGCCCAGTTAGGGTAAATTCtgacaagcaacatggccttgaaCAGCAGAAATGGGGGTAAACGACACAAAGTTAAGCTGAAACTGCGACAATGACAAGAGAAAAGCAcaaatacaatagtaaaataCGGACAGTgacatggcttcctcctcaataTGTGAAATGAttggttttgaaattcagacgaGGGACATACATTACCACCCCTAAGAGGGCCTCTCCAGTAGGTGGACAGAAGTCAAATAGGTCTGTATCAGAATCAGAAATACGTATcagaaatacgtctgtgttTGCAAGGTAGAAACCTAATAGAacaatgaattattttgcattgGTGGTGACAAGTTACTCTAAAGGTTTAAAAATTAACAGTGGTTACACTTTTGTCTGTCACTCTAATAGATTATAACATActtcttattttgttttatttcatggaagagaaaaaatttgttttaccaGGTTATCACTCAAGATATTATTAAGATGTTAGCATGCCATTGAGATTGTTCGCCAGTTGTACAATAAGCTtgagaataatattttaatgACATGCTAAGTGCAGTGCCGGTAAAGTAAATTACACTTCTGTAATACAAATAACGGTATCAAGTGCAGAGTTGTCACATCTCCGCTTTTATTTGCATAATGCTTCCCATAAAATTAtccttctcaaactcatcaGTTATTACTTACTGGAGAGCTTACGCAAATCGTCTTTATGAGAGAAAATACACTTGGCATTTCAAACTTGGTAGCGCCAGCgcattttaaccctttcactgccagattGTTTGATGgggttttgtaaggtgactttaacttttgattctatggacgaaatcctatgatgtgaccattcaaatgaaagctctctgcctgtacttacacaAGATGCcatttgtttctcaaaattttagaaaatgaaatgtggaactttggtcgaaatttgcctttggccacatttggttAAAGAGAAAGCTTCTCACTTTCAGTAGATGTTCGTCGCTGAAAGCGgttttgcttaagctccccattattactaacaaaaaaacaaagggaaTCTGATCTTTACTGTGAAGAGGATTTGAATATGAATTTCTTGGTTACGTCCACTGAGAGCCgcgcaaaaaacaaaacaaaacaaacaaaacaacaaaaaagatgttttatCATACTACCACAAGCCTTCCTTGGAATGGTAATAGTGATAAATATTCGTGGTGCGCATGCGTTCAAATTCTATCCCCAGACCGAACAACTGATCCAGTAGTGCCCAGTCCTCACCGCCCCAGGTGTTTTTCTGCACAGGGAATCCTCCCGCTCGGTCCCAGTCCGATTTATACATTCCTATTATTCCGTAGCCGTAAACCTGCCACTCACCCGACAGGTCTTTAGGGTTAGCTCCACAATCCATTTGGACGATGATTGGTGTGTAGATCATGCGGCCTTCGATGCAGTGCTGCGAGTGAACAAAGAATGCATTATTGCAGGAGCTTATAACTGGGAGCCTTTATCTCCaatacaagcccttggagtcaaccctttcccgagagGATTTATAAATAGAATGGTTCCCAGCTGAGGGAGGCTTCGCACGTCGACAGTGAACAGAACCAATCACAACGAAGAAATGACAGTGCTATTGTTCTACATCAAACAGCACATGTGCAGGAAATACGGTGTTGACAGGCAAAATACAATCATAAGCTCgcgaaacgtgaccttagcGTTTTGCTCTAGAACATCTCTCAGAGGTTTTCTAGCTTTTCTTTCTAGTGGGTAATTTATACTGTGGAAAATGTTTTACTCTGACTGTGTAGATATTAATTTTGGATGTTGTCTCACATTAAGAGGCCATGAAGCCGACCTGTCTCTTGTATATTGATTAATTATTTCCTACAGTTTATTGTCTGTAGTTCTGCCACGATTCGATTTTCTTTGACCAACGTTTTAGGCGTTAaggtttttattttaacttaaaaacCCTCTATATAAATCACGGTCCTAGTTTCATACGGTCTTTTCCGAAGCGTTGatctgaataaatacttgtagtTGTTTCGTCTGTCAGTGTAATGATTCCCTGCTATATTTTCTAACGCCGAGCCCAGAGTCTCaatcaaaattgttgggacactttgctgtcttcttgccctcccaatgttggtgtGCAAGATTTGGCGAGTTAACTGTGATAACCAACATTGGGAGGACGTGGAGAGGGACCAGAAGTGGAAAAACTGCGTTGGAtggaagtgtcccaactatttctGTCTGAATTGCAGCTATTGTTTTCTCACGAATAGTGATCTATTATCATTAAGTTTAGTTTCATTATACCCAGACCTAAGCAGCTGTAAAACCTAAAAAACGGACGTATGGttaaaaggaaaacggtcgcaGGACAGGCTCCTGACTTCGCCTTCAATTTCGTCCTCGTTTATTTTTTacggtgacatacgagactcgCGGAAATgcgacacttttcgcgggaaacaaaccgctctatttataaatctactcgagAAAAG contains:
- the LOC140924591 gene encoding Golgi reassembly-stacking protein 2-like, encoding MGAGQSADIPGGGSEGYHVLRVQENSPGYKAGLEPFFDFIISIENTRLDQDNETLKEILKSNAEKPVKMLVFSSKTCKVREVSITPSSLWGGQGLLGVSIRFCSFEGANENVWHVLEVQPNSPADIAGLRSNTDYIIGADSVLHESEDLFQLIESHEGKVLKLYVYNSETDGCREITITPNRNWGGEGSMGCGIGYGYLHRIPIKDPSELPPQLKASPAPDGFSDVPLVGPMTPPTSVPLVAVSTSASPSQTAGLESGMVNLNLNNPAAPPAMNPFSTLPAVSPATTTTGAYPVGAPLVAPGSTSPSVPSFSPQIQGTPVIGGLPQPLIPLAPVNTSQSSSPQAPAPAETSSVTITATAAPLMTDITAGASPTPLIPVTSTLPTSGDIATSFTPSPPQTQPIVTS